GTCGCTTCTTcccaaaccaccaccaccactactACTTCTTCATTCCACAAAAGTCTCTACATTCGCAATGGCCCGAACGAAACAAACAGCTCGTAAATCTACTGGAGGTGAGTTTACTTGAATACTCTCAAGGGTGTGTGTATATTGAAACGGTGGATAGGAAAGGCACCTCGTAAACAATTGGCAGCCAAGTCTTCTGCTCGCAAGTCTACTGCAGTGAGTTTCGATGACTCGCCTTCCGTGATTCATGTTTTCTGAGATTTGTTTTAGGCGGCTGCTGGAGGAGTGAAGAAGCCTCATCGATTCAGGCCTGGAACAGTTGCTCTTCGTGAAATCCGAAGATATCAAAAGTCGACGGAGTTGTTGATTAGAAAGCTTCCTTTCCAACGACTTGTTCGTGAAATTGCCCAAGACTTCAAGGTCTGTTTGTTTCAAAGCCCCTATGTCTTTGGTTGGTGCTTACGGATGTAATTTGTAGACTGATTTGCGATTCCAATCGTCTGCTGTTATGGCTCTTCAAGAAGCTGCTGAGGCGTATCTTGTCTCGCTGTTTGAAGATACGAATTTGGCAGCTATTCATGCGAAGCGTGTTACTATTCAACCCAAGGATCTTGCCCTTGCTCGTCGGTTACGTGGGGAGAGGACATAGATTTACGTTGTTTTGTGTTTCTATCTATCTTTATCACTGTATTGTAGTGTACCAGATTATTCATATTCTTTGATTTGTATATCCTATTGGTGTGCTATACTTTTCGCGATCGATGAGTCGTCGATGCGTGAGATACAAAACCACTGTCTCATTAGGCTACTATGGACAGCCTATTGTTATCGTTGTCATCGTAAATTGTCAGACTAGTTTGTACTGCTTCATGCGGGTATTAATGGCTCTCCAATGACAGGGTATCCTAAAAGTACAGATAGAAATACAGCCCCAGTTGAAGTTGTAGAATCTATGGTGTTTCGATTTCCGTTAGTCCAGTCCTCAATGCAGCACAACAGAACACATACCTCGACTGCACTCCGTCTAATTTTCTTTCAGTTTGGTGCACTCTCGGCATTGGCATCGCTCATCGGCGAGATATTTATTCAAGGCCTACAACGAATTATTGTTAATCCCAAAATCGATGGACGGTCCCAAAAAAGTCGAGACTCACCATAGCATCAGCCGGAAGACAAAGCGCGACAATCAATTCGGTGAAGGTCATAAGTGGAGGGGACTACTTGGTAGTCCGTGTAAGCTGGTTTGAAGGCTTTTTTGATCGTTGATTAGGCTCTTATACTTATAGTTCTAATCGACTCCGTATGACTATTCCGCAAGGTCATTTCGCGCCCGACGAGTTAGAGCGTTTTGGACAGATTGTGTTCGGGCCGAGGACATATCCAAAGGTAAACTCAATAAGGACGTTTTGGAAGACCTGCTTACCGCGGACTTGTTCATAGCATTACATGCATGTAGAAAGAGGTCGTGGGTCTGGGTGCACAGCTACCTCAACGTCCGAGGCCGACAAACGAGATGTTTCCAAGTCGAGTGCCGCCATTATGGCGTTCCGACGAGGCGGACGGAAGGCTCGTGCTGACAGTGATAGTAATAGTCCATAGTAGTAACAGACACAGCCGACTATCCGCAGCTGCAACCTTGTCATTTGagcgaaagaaaaagagttcAAAAAACCACGTGGAGCCAGCTCTAATTTAACCGCTCTGATTCAGCCGACGGGACTGCGCAGCGCTCTCCACTGACACTCCTTTATCTTTCTCTCGCTGGTCGAGCATAGCTTTtacgttttcttttcctcaccCTAAATCAAATCTCCTTGTACCCTCATCATGGTCTATCTAATACCACTGTTATCTCTCGTCGCCACTGTTCATGCTGCCGCAACGCCTAGGGCCTCCACTCGGGCTTCCCGGGACTCGGTTGAGCTCCTTCGTCGAATACCCGCGGCCAAGTCGTACGACGAAGTAGGTGCATGGGCACGACAGAACAAGCTGTCGGTAGAGGCCAAGTATGGCATGCGAACGATGAATGAGAAACGTAGTACCGGAACGAATTTGTGAGTCTTGCAGAAGACCCTTTTTTCGTTATCTTCCACTTACCTCGACGTTCAGGCTGGTCAATCAAGGTCTAGACTCAAGGTTAGTATCTTGGTTTTTTTGTTTGCGTTGGTAAAACAAACCCTTCAATGATCGTCATCTTACCAGTTTCTATGGGTCTCTCGCTGTTGGAACGCCAGCTGTATCATATAATGTCGTTTTAGATACAGGTTCAGCGTACGTCCTCTCTTAATTCGATGCCTAGCATTCTCTCTTAACTCCCGTAATCTCCTCAGTGACATGTGGTTAGCCGATTCATCGTCGTGTGGCACATCACGTTGTGGAGGAATCCCCACATTTGCTACATCGGAGTCCTCGTCCGTGAAGGATACCAAGACTCCATTCAGCATTGTCTACGGCAGTGGCTTCGCTTCTGGACGACTAGTCTCCGACACCGTCCAAATGGCTGGATTCTCCGTTTCTAATCAAGTCTTTGGTCTCTGTAACAATGTATCTCAGGATCTGCTTAGTTACCCGGTTTCGGGGTTACTGGGTCTTGCGTTCCAGACGATTGCTGCGTCTGAGGCAACTCCGTTTTGGGAAGCTTTGGTCAAGGATGGAACATGGGATTCCCCTTTGATGGCATTCCAACTTACAAGGTGAATATACTTGTTTGACGCGTCTCGGTTTTTATACACAACTTAACCTTTCCTCTCCTTTACTTAGATATGCCAATATGACTAGAGGCAAGTCGCTGGAGCCCGGTGGCTCGTTCACGATGGGTGCGCTGATACAATTATTGGCAGTGCATAAAAGATAGATGTCTGATGTGTCTctttctacaggtttcgtaAATTCAAGTCTGTACACTGGCGACATTGATTATAACAACATTCCCTCTGGACAAGGCACCTACTGGGTACAAGAGATGACATGTAAGTAGATCATCATTTTTGTGCTTAGCGTTCCCCCGGTTTCATCCCTACTTTCGGCAGCCCTTACCGTTCAGGGGAATTCGATATCCCTACCCTCTGGGTCCCAATCTTATGCAGCCATCGACACGGGCACCACTCTTATAGGCGGCCCTCCATCCGCCATTGCTTCAATTTACGCCCAGATCGAAGGTTCACGAGTAGGTACAGGAGATTATGAGGGATACTATCTTTATCGTGAGTTATCCACTCCCCATCCGAATCAACAGATGAAACATCGATCACTGACATATggcaacaacaacagcgtGTAAAACTATCGTTGATGTAACAGTCGCTTTTGGCGGTAGGAGCTGGCCCATCAGCAACGCCGATTTCCAAGTCGACCAAGCATCCAGCACGCTATGTGTCGGAGCGTTCTTCGCTATATCGGGTGGAGGTAGTGCCCCTGCTTGGATCGTTGGTGATACTTTCTTGGTGCGTGAATGATTTCCGCCAGTCTATTAGATGGCATCTCACCTGActtcccttcccttcttcCCTTTGTAGAAAAACGTATACTCTGTTTACCGATACAACCCGCCATCAGTGGGATTCGCTCAATTGTCGGCTTATTCTCTGTCGTTGAATGGTGCTAACGATCCGATCCCTACGCCTACGATAGGATCCGTTGCAGCTACTGTATCAGCTACGAGTCTCGTCAAAGGGAAGAATGCAGCGGTATCCTCACACATACGTGCTGAGTCGACGTTGACAGTGGTGATCTCGATAACAACTATTGCTCTGTTCTTGCTGTAGATTCTTCATGTTTGCTCTCGTTTTgttttggtttttttttctgcgtTCCACGCTACTGGATCACTATTCCCGAAGTAATCGAATAGATGTATATTTAGCAATTATCTCTCTGTTGTGCATCGTACCAAGTATTTATTCATGGACTGATTTACGAACTTGATACATCTCTTGTCGTCGATCTAGTGTTGATAGGTCGAAGAGGGATTAAAAATGGCATATGTACAAAAAATGTTCACGATTCctgttttctctttttttgtCACAACCCGTTTATCCTGCAAGGCTGACTCAATTCAAAAATCCAGTCTGTCTCCAATGAGCAACCCATTTCCCGATCAACTCCTTCGTCAACGGAGGCGCACTTTCAATACTCTGTGCAACCTTCCCTGTCTCTTCCGTCAAAAACACCATAGGCTTCTTAGCTGTACCTGAGCCCCATCGGTCCTGGAAGAACGACTTTACAAGGAGGTCAGCAGCATCTTTAGAAAGGCTTCACGCAAAGAAAAAAATAAACTCACAAGAAGCTTGATAGCCGGGTTTCGAACACCGTCCTGATCCGATTTTTCAAGTCTCTCCACCCACTCTTTACTGTCAACTCTCTCAAACTTCATCCCTAAGGCTTCCAGAATAGATAAAATCTCGTTCCAACTGGTGGTACGATCTGGGCTGACGACGTGGTAGACCGCAGCCTTGGGTGGATTAGGGTTGAGCACGACCTCAGCGATACCACGACCTGCGTAATCGACCGGAAGCCATTGTGGGTTCTGGTCACATCCGAGTATCAGCTTTTGTTTCGTAAGAATGGTGAAATTTCCATACCTCGTCTAGAGTGGGTAACACCCCGATAGTGTTCGCGCTCTTGAAAAGAAGCGGCCATGCTTCGGTTTCGTTCCATACACCGCTACAGTCAGAAGAATCAGTTCATCCGCCCCCGTCCATCCAGCCTCCACGGGATCATGGTAACGTACTTGACTGTGTCTCCCACCATTTGACCTATCCTCAATGCAGCGACAGTCACTCCAGCCTCTTGTGCTGCCCTCTCACATAGTTTCTCAACCACCCACTTGCTCTGCGCGTATCCAGTACCGGCTGCAGTGCTAGGATCCAGTGGGAAATCCTCCTTGCAAATAGGATCAGGAGAGCCTTGACGACAGCTGATAGAGGAGCTGAAGTAAAAATGGGCGGGTTCGGCGTAGGGAGATTCAACACAGAGGTTGAGGAAGTTCAGTGCGCCTCCGATGTGCGCTTCGAACGAGTCGATGTTAACGATAAAATTGACCGGCCACGCGTTCTGAAGGACGAAAAAGTAGTCGTTGTTCAGATTATCGAGTTCGTAAGAGAAAAGGACGCGAAATAAAAAACGTTACATGGATGATATCCGTAACCTCATTTTTAATGGACTCATGTTCTTTCTCGGTTAACCCAAGATGGGGTGCATTCGGGTTGGCAGCATACGAATCCCACCGGCTTCGTTCAGGTTCGGGAAGCTTTCTCAAATGAAGTGATTCTCTGACACGCTCGCGGGATTCCTCGTGAGAAGACGCACGAGACAGGCATATCACCTTGCGGACAGAACAGGAGGAGACAAGTTGACGGAGGATGTGGGCACCGAGGGATCCGGTGGCTCCAGTGAGAACCTATAAACGCGATGAGAGTGGGTAAcgcgagggagagggagacgaGCACACAACAACTCTGGCGTTGACCGGACGAGAAGGAGCATTTTGGACTTTCCTCGATTGAAGTTTATCGGCGTACTTCTCAAGTAGAGTAAACATCTTCACTTGGTGGGGAGTAGCGTTATGCGCGGTGCCAAACTTCAGCGACAAGATGTATTCCACCAACCTATTTGACAGATTAGCCAGTTTTTTCTGCCATAGATCAGAAGAgacgaacttcttcaaaCTGGGATGTTCGTAAACGACGTTCTGTCCAAGGATGACACCTCCCAGATCCAGCTCTTTCTGAACAGAGTGACGGACCCTCGTCGCCTGCAAGGAGTCAACTCCGAAAGCGAATAGGTCGACGTCCATCGTCAACTTCGGTGCCTTGCTTGGCCCGACTGCTCTCTTGATCGTGTCCAGAAGATATTCCTCCAAAGCTTCCTTGGAAGTAATCTCGATCTTCCTGGTGTCGTCGGACCCTTGTTCGAATCTCGTATAGATGCTCTCTAAATTCAAGGTGACGGATTGCCTCGGTGTAAGTTGCTCGAGTGCATACCGATCAAATCTTTGAACATGGCGTAACAAGCCGGCCGGAGAATACTCATCTTGGTGGCGACAGGAACATGAGTTCCGTATCTGTCGAATATAATCAGTTAATTGCAGAAACAGAAATAAGACTTCGGGACATACGGAAGGAATCCAACCATCTCCGGAAGAATTCTCGAATGCGATGGAGCCTCTGCGTTCGCCAACTCGACGACGGGCCAGATTTCCTCCATAAGCGTGTACTTCGACGAATCCCTCCCCAACTCGGAGGGTAGAATGAGAACACCAGTTTGAGGTTTTCCTGCACCAAAAACGATGGCTAGAGGGCAAGTTAAAGAGAAGTAAGCAAATGAAAGACATGGAGGACCTTCAGCAACATAAGGACTGTTTCCACGAATACACAATTCCATCGGGACTAGATAATGATAATTTATTTCAGAAACGTAAATGAGGATAGAGATAGCGAATCCGACACACCGGGATTTGTCTTCTCGCCCAGGATATGGACAAGGGTGTCATCCAATCTTCCCATATAACAATATTGATCTTCCCGTTGTGGATGACGCTTGAACAGATCCTTTGTGGCGAACGAATTGTCCGTTCTGTTGGATTGGATCTTGAAGCCGATGCGTAACAGGGTCGGATGACAGCTAAAACAGGAAGACTTACCTTGGGTGGGTAGCCATCTAGGACAACAACTTCAAAGGTGTCATTTCCTTGAGGCTCAAACTTGATAAACTGTTTGCTTAATGGGGTCGGGCGAACCCAGTTCCAGTCTTTGTCGTTTGCAAAATCTCTTTCGGAGTTCATAAGGGTCCCGGTCTTAGGATCAAGTTAGTTGAGGACAACGCACATAGTGAAAAGAAACGTCTGACCTCGGTAGTACCGTATATACTCAGAAGATTTATACCAGCGGCAGTCAGCCGATCACCAAGATCTTCCTATGCTTCAATCAGTAAACCAACGCGTAGAACGAGGGGGTGAAACACACAGGTAAAGGAGCGCCGGCAAAGCTGACAACGTCGAAAGTCGAGAGCGTTCTGATCCCGTCCTCGGTTTCACCCAGGAGCTAGCATGCATGGAATTAATCGACCGATAGGCGAATCTTAAACTGTTCCCTACCTTGATAACATACGGGACGGCGAAACATTGCCTAGCAGGTGGAGATACTTTGTGAATGGCGCAAATGTTGGCAGACGTCAAAGGTAGATGGGGCGGGAACAGTGTAATCGGTCGACCAGGATATATACAACGGAATCTAGCGGTATTTCGGTGAgcgaagagaagatgaatgaTGGAACATTATACAATGCAAAGTGTCCGTATCCGTGGAATACTGGTAGAGTGCTGAATCCAATCTTGTTCTGGTTAATAGCGACGTTGGCGATTAGCCCGTAATGAGTGATATAGCATGGTTTAGGGAAACCCGTCTATGAAAGAAACATTTTTTGGAATTTTGCAATAATAGGCAGAAAAGCAACGCACCGAACCAGAAGAATGCAAGACAACCGCTGGCCTATTAGCTTCCTGCTCCGGAGTCAGAGGCGCCTGAAATGCCTTGACGGTTGCGCTAGCGATTCCTTCAGGGCCCCACAATGGAAAACGTTTATCTTCAATAATCTCAAGCTCATAACCCTCTGTTGCTAACGAACTCTGCACTTCCTTTGCCTCCTCGGTAAACTTGGGGCTGAAAATAAGGTGCGCCGATTTCGTGAGCTTGCACAGATGCGCAACGGCAGGTACAGAGTTGTTCACAGAAAGTAAAAGAGGAGTTAAGCCGAGTTTGCAAAGGGCAAACTCAAGTAGGGTCTCGTCGATAGCGGAGGTGACGAGACAAGCGATGGTTTGTGGAGGTGGGATCGTCGACTCCCGTGATGAAAGCTGTACACCAAGACCGAGAAACGAATAGTGCCATGCGAGACGGTCGACAGCTCGAAGAAGATCTGAATAGCTAGTTACTGTTGATGTCAGTGTAACAGATTCGGGAGAATAAAGCGTACGAGATGGATCTCAGTCTGATAATGTCGTCTGGTTCTGGAATGCCGGTGTAGACCGCAGGATCATCCGGCTGTTCACGAGCGCGTAAAGCGATGAGCTCAGTCGTCGATCTGGCTTTGTACACTATAGCTGGCATCCTCAAATAATGAAATCATTCGAATCATTCCCCTCCAGTCCCTTGCTTTAAATCTCAACCAGGAGTACGGTCCGAATTGCGATTTGCAGGAGTCATGCAAATGTAAATTGTATAGGCCCGGGTACAGGCGGCCCGCAAATATCCGCTGACCTAGAAGGGCTCAAAAGAGCGATAGCTAAGATTTATTATCAAAGTCTGTCGGGCGTGAATTTGGAGAAGAACACGAATGTTTGAAGCTGGCATGCATATGGTGTTCAGCATCTTGAGAATTAGTGGCCCGAGGACCGCGCCCCATGGCCATCGCACGGTCCTTGATCGGTTTGGATTTGTGCGTTTTGCGCTTTGCGTCTAGTTGAGTCAGAACATCGAGGACTTTGCACGTAGCGCTTCTGTTCACATGAGGCTTGAGTTCTGGAAAAATACGGCACACCGAGTCGGTAGTTCGGTCGCGACCGCATAATGACGGTACTTGGCCTCTACTAGCACTAGTAGTAGTGACCACGAGCTCCGATCTGCGATTGACCCTCTTAGGAGTGGTCCCGGCCTTTAGAAATAAGAACGAGAGTCTAGTTGTACATATAGTCCAGTTTTTTTATATTCCTTTCAGTGGGACTATAACCATaattttcttcctcctcctcagctTGCGGAAAGGACCTTTGTTGAACGTTTGGACTTTCCGAAGTGAATGTAGTGGAGCCACACATCCCAACTCCGTGGCAAGGATAGGATTGAAGTAATGGATCAAATAGCTGTTGCAGCTCGGCGCGACTGCATAGCACTCAGCGTAAGCATAGTGTACCCTGGACATGATGCATGTTGAGTTTGTTCACCTCGCTTCTGTTGTTCGATTATTGCCATATAATATAGATATTCTTCAAAAACTCCGGCAGAATTAGAATGCCTAGTAATTGGCCCATGAACTAAAGATTTCGCTCCGAACGACGCTCAGTAGCAAAGACCCCGGCAACCCTTCGGTGCCCGATATCATTTGTCTCTAAAAATGTCATTCAGCTGACTCGAGGGACTCATCGCAGTTGATTCTTTCGGACCTTCACTTTACCAAAAGGGTGAAACCAGAAATGAAAGGTGGACTCAAACACTGCGgcaattcaatattcaatcttTGAAGCAAGGAACCCGCACCCGGACTGGGATCCTTCCCCTCCAATTGAAGAGGGCTCTCAAGATCGAAATCGAGAGACTTCAGCGCGGGATAACCTTTATCCTCGAGTATGACCCCCAACTAGAGAACGGAGAGATGTAAGAAGCGATTCCTAAGAGCTCTCGAATAGTACTTTAATCCGGTGACACTCACTGCAACGAGCTTTCCCGTTAGCTCAGGCGACAGAGACATCGACGGACGTTCCTGGCCCTGGAGAGGGGAATGTAGCAAGTAATCCACATAACTGACCTCGTCATGGAGATCGAAAGTCATATGAACGTTTAACGTTGGCACCTACCTGATGGTAGAATAGCGGCTATCAGCCGCTCGTTGAGTAGTCTACCAATACTTAGTTCATGCCCACAGTCcgtggatacgcctgaaccGGCAGTAGTTAGCATGTATCCGACGAGCGATACCGCGCTCTTACCGTGAACACCGCAATCCATCAATAGCGCAAGTGCCACCCCCTTGGTCGAGGTGAAGCCAGAAGGTGAAAGTTAAGTTCCTCGACAGATTCAGACGCGGAAGCGTAGTGAGTCCAATGCCGATTATTGTGCTGGCTAAATGGTAAAATTGCCAAGATTTGCGCTGTATGTCATCCACAACTCCGAGAAAAGAGCTATGTATGTAAGCACTGGGCCCGGATCTCGAAAAAGATGTAACCTTTGACTGTATCGCCTCGGATAAATGACAGTGAGAGGGAACTCACGATGGCCGTCACTAACAAAAGATTTGGAGTCATTCATCCAGCGACCAAGCCGTGCAATCCGGAGGTAGTTGAAGTGGGACTGGGTATCAAAGAAACGCAATAAACATGGAATAAAACACACCACCAGGAAGCCGAATCAGGCAACGACCGAGATAGCCGCGTGTTTAGAATCCGTAGTAAGTTATCTATTCCTGCCCGAGACTCAAGAGTTTGCCAGGAGTACTAGAAAAAGGAACAGGAAGCCTTGGTAGCACTACTGATAGCCAGTAGTCAGTGAGAAGAGTCTGAGTGAACTCCAGCGGTTTGAACAGAGATCGGAGGGTCACTTCATTTGACCAACGGGACGTCTTACTACAGCTAACATTAATTGGAAATCCTGGTGTAGAAATCAGCTCCGTTCTCCGTCGCGACGCCGCACGACTACAGAAAAAACCATCTCGGAGGACTGTCACAGACTCGGGCTGCTTGTCTAGGGTCACAAGATAAATAATCGGCAGGTCTAGCGGCGTCGAATCTCAATTGGTCTTCATAGAGCTGATATTGCAGATGCTGTCGCCAACCAAGGTACTTGCTGGTTAGGACTAGACGGAGTATATTGTAGGGAGGTGAGAATGAATATGATTCCCCGGGATCGAGAGAGCCCTGTTTCTGGCCACGGGCCTACCACAATGGGAAGATTTGGCAGGGTGCACAAATCATCTGAGGGCCGATACTTCAGTTGACAAACAGAGTAAGTATATGCTTACCTATTGTGTGGGCGCCTTCCATGAGAAAAGTGAGACACAGCAGCAATGGTGGCATATAGGATTGAATTGTGAGAAATTCCGTGTGCTCTCTGGTCCCTACCGTCAagatttcaaatttcaacgaTCGCTCTAGTGCCAACTTTGTCCAAAGAATTGAGATGCCGGATGCAGTTACGCAGTATGAGGAAATAGAACGCGTCAGAAAAGTTCTCACAAAACCGAAATTCTGGGGAGGATACGCGGAGGGTCGACTTTCCATGGTCACAGACTCGTTTGGGTAACAGACTGGATTTGAGGCTCGAGGAGGCTCGAGGGTAACGTCGCAATCGGCCAGTGTAAATCATCGTGAAGGAGTCGAGCAGAGAAGATGTATATGAAAAAACCTCTCCCTTTCTGTATTAACATCGGTTCCACTGTGAGTGATTGAGCGCAGAGTACATCGGAGTCCCCTCCATTCATTCAGTTCGGATTGATCCAGATGCCACACGCGAACCTGCAGGACTCCGTGACTCCGTGTTTGGCGAACAGTGAGAAAAGATGCTTGTACATACCAGCATCCAAGCATTCAGATACGCAGAGTTGACGTAGGTAGtgacaaaaagaaaaaaccaAAAGGATGATGCATTGATGGCGGGCATCACAGAAGAGTAGCTCATCAATGCAACTTGTGAAGCTGTGCAGCCACGTGTTAAGGCTGGGGCGAGCTTTCTAAATTCTATCTTCTGACTGCTTTTGATGCGCCCTGCTGTCAAACTTCAGAATAACAAGGGACGGAGATCTCTTGGATTCAAATCGCCATTCTCAAGTCATGGGTAGCCTCTCCGTCTAAATATGTAAACGGTACCGGTGCTCGGTAAAGAAGCAAACGAGGATAGGAGACATAACCACAACACGACGTCAACTAAACGTACATATGAAACGTATGCACAGCTCTACTAATTATAAGTACGTATGATTTTACTGATACTTTTTACGTCTGTATGTAGGACATCCGTAGAAGGTCCTGCCGTGGCGCGTGAACCATTCCACTACTTATACAAAGAGGGATAAGATGAGATAAATAGGGGTATAAGAACTGGAATGGAGGTGGATATGATTGTCGATACAGGGAACAACAAGGAAAGCAGATGGCGATGGGCGAGATCGTCTACAAATGAGAAGTAGTATGGAGCTCGAGCCCTGATTAATATGAGACGATGGTCATCAACTGAACTCATAGTTTATCCAGAAGGAACTCACTAAGGAGAAATGCTATTTGTAGGCAAGAAAATACGCGGAAAGTGCAGGGAGATCGTTGGAACCAGCATCGGCGTAACCTTGACGGCGAGAGCCGTTATACTTGAGCACCACGACAGCGCCGCACCAAGCCTTAGGAGCGGAGCCGGATGTAATGTTATATATTGAGCGGTTGATAGGGGAATCTTTTTGAAGAGCGGTGGGAGAGTACCATAGGTGAAGTGGGAATCGCAGGGCTTCACCGTTGAGGCCTTGGGTGAGCACAATACCTTCCGTGATTCCGTCTGGGAAATATGACTGGACGACGGGGATGGGGCACATTCCACTGTGAGATCCTCTCGAGGCTGGCCGACAATTGACTGTGATGATGCGTGGTCTCTCTGTGATGCAGTACAGGTGTCAAGGGCCGCAATACCGACAACGACATCGAATAAACTTACCCTCCTCAGGCGCAAATAGGATCGCAGAGACACTGACATACTGCGGCTCTGCAGGTGGAGGTGTGGCAATCATATTGACACTGTACCCAGTATTCGTATTATGGGTTGGTGGCATGCATTCCTTA
Above is a genomic segment from Marasmius oreades isolate 03SP1 chromosome 4, whole genome shotgun sequence containing:
- a CDS encoding uncharacterized protein (antiSMASH:Cluster_4.1) is translated as MSLSPELTGKLVALGVILEDKGYPALKSLDFDLESPLQLEGKDPSPGAGSLLQRLNIELPQCLSPPFISGFTLLVK
- a CDS encoding putative NRPS-like protein biosynthetic cluster, variant 2 (antiSMASH:Cluster_4.1), translating into MPAIVYKARSTTELIALRAREQPDDPAVYTGIPEPDDIIRLRSISYSDLLRAVDRLAWHYSFLGLGVQLSSRESTIPPPQTIACLVTSAIDETLLEFALCKLGLTPLLLSVNNSVPAVAHLCKLTKSAHLIFSPKFTEEAKEVQSSLATEGYELEIIEDKRFPLWGPEGIASATVKAFQAPLTPEQEANRPAVVLHSSGSTGFPKPCYITHYGLIANVAINQNKIGFSTLPVFHGYGHFALFRCIYPGRPITLFPPHLPLTSANICAIHKVSPPARQCFAVPYVIKLLGETEDGIRTLSTFDVVSFAGAPLPEDLGDRLTAAGINLLSIYGTTETGTLMNSERDFANDKDWNWVRPTPLSKQFIKFEPQGNDTFEVVVLDGYPPKIQSNRTDNSFATKDLFKRHPQREDQYCYMGRLDDTLVHILGEKTNPVPMELCIRGNSPYVAEAIVFGAGKPQTGVLILPSELGRDSSKYTLMEEIWPVVELANAEAPSHSRILPEMVGFLPYGTHVPVATKMSILRPACYAMFKDLIESIYTRFEQGSDDTRKIEITSKEALEEYLLDTIKRAVGPSKAPKLTMDVDLFAFGVDSLQATRVRHSVQKELDLGGVILGQNVVYEHPSLKKLVEYILSLKFGTAHNATPHQVKMFTLLEKYADKLQSRKVQNAPSRPVNARVVVLTGATGSLGAHILRQLVSSCSVRKVICLSRASSHEESRERVRESLHLRKLPEPERSRWDSYAANPNAPHLGLTEKEHESIKNEVTDIIHVTFFISRPFLLRTR
- a CDS encoding putative NRPS-like protein biosynthetic cluster (antiSMASH:Cluster_4.1); the encoded protein is MPAIVYKARSTTELIALRAREQPDDPAVYTGIPEPDDIIRLRSISYSDLLRAVDRLAWHYSFLGLGVQLSSRESTIPPPQTIACLVTSAIDETLLEFALCKLGLTPLLLSVNNSVPAVAHLCKLTKSAHLIFSPKFTEEAKEVQSSLATEGYELEIIEDKRFPLWGPEGIASATVKAFQAPLTPEQEANRPAVVLHSSGSTGFPKPCYITHYGLIANVAINQNKIGFSTLPVFHGYGHFALFRCIYPGRPITLFPPHLPLTSANICAIHKVSPPARQCFAVPYVIKLLGETEDGIRTLSTFDVVSFAGAPLPEDLGDRLTAAGINLLSIYGTTETGTLMNSERDFANDKDWNWVRPTPLSKQFIKFEPQGNDTFEVVVLDGYPPKIQSNRTDNSFATKDLFKRHPQREDQYCYMGRLDDTLVHILGEKTNPVPMELCIRGNSPYVAEAIVFGAGKPQTGVLILPSELGRDSSKYTLMEEIWPVVELANAEAPSHSRILPEMVGFLPYGTHVPVATKMSILRPACYAMFKDLIESIYTRFEQGSDDTRKIEITSKEALEEYLLDTIKRAVGPSKAPKLTMDVDLFAFGVDSLQATRVRHSVQKELDLGGVILGQNVVYEHPSLKKLVEYILSLKFGTAHNATPHQVKMFTLLEKYADKLQSRKVQNAPSRPVNARVVVLTGATGSLGAHILRQLVSSCSVRKVICLSRASSHEESRERVRESLHLRKLPEPERSRWDSYAANPNAPHLGLTEKEHESIKNEVTDIIHNAWPVNFIVNIDSFEAHIGGALNFLNLCVESPYAEPAHFYFSSSISCRQGSPDPICKEDFPLDPSTAAGTGYAQSKWVVEKLCERAAQEAGVTVAALRIGQMVGDTVNGVWNETEAWPLLFKSANTIGVLPTLDENPQWLPVDYAGRGIAEVVLNPNPPKAAVYHVVSPDRTTSWNEILSILEALGMKFERVDSKEWVERLEKSDQDGVRNPAIKLLSFFQDRWGSGTAKKPMVFLTEETGKVAQSIESAPPLTKELIGKWVAHWRQTGFLN
- a CDS encoding uncharacterized protein (antiSMASH:Cluster_4.1), which translates into the protein MQGMQTIDQPCTVCSCPTSMWCSRCQSAWYCCPEHLHSDWPRHRKECMPPTHNTNTGYSVNMIATPPPAEPQYVSVSAILFAPEEERPRIITVNCRPASRGSHSGMCPIPVVQSYFPDGITEGIVLTQGLNGEALRFPLHLWYSPTALQKDSPINRSIYNITSGSAPKAWCGAVVVLKYNGSRRQGYADAGSNDLPALSAYFLAYK
- a CDS encoding uncharacterized protein (antiSMASH:Cluster_4.1); the encoded protein is MTFDLHDEVSYVDYLLHSPLQGQERPSMSLSPELTGKLVALGVILEDKGYPALKSLDFDLESPLQLEGKDPSPGAGSLLQRLNIELPQCLSPPFISGFTLLVK
- the HHT2_3 gene encoding histone H3 (antiSMASH:Cluster_4.1); this encodes MARTKQTARKSTGGKAPRKQLAAKSSARKSTAAAAGGVKKPHRFRPGTVALREIRRYQKSTELLIRKLPFQRLVREIAQDFKTDLRFQSSAVMALQEAAEAYLVSLFEDTNLAAIHAKRVTIQPKDLALARRLRGERT
- a CDS encoding uncharacterized protein (MEROPS:MER0079560; antiSMASH:Cluster_4.1) — encoded protein: MVYLIPLLSLVATVHAAATPRASTRASRDSVELLRRIPAAKSYDEVGAWARQNKLSVEAKYGMRTMNEKRSTGTNLLVNQGLDSSFYGSLAVGTPAVSYNVVLDTGSADMWLADSSSCGTSRCGGIPTFATSESSSVKDTKTPFSIVYGSGFASGRLVSDTVQMAGFSVSNQVFGLCNNVSQDLLSYPVSGLLGLAFQTIAASEATPFWEALVKDGTWDSPLMAFQLTRYANMTRGKSLEPGGSFTMGFVNSSLYTGDIDYNNIPSGQGTYWVQEMTSLTVQGNSISLPSGSQSYAAIDTGTTLIGGPPSAIASIYAQIEGSRVGTGDYEGYYLYPCKTIVDVTVAFGGRSWPISNADFQVDQASSTLCVGAFFAISGGGSAPAWIVGDTFLKNVYSVYRYNPPSVGFAQLSAYSLSLNGANDPIPTPTIGSVAATVSATSLVKGKNAAVSSHIRAESTLTVVISITTIALFLL